The DNA sequence GGAATGTGAAGCTAAAATTTGACTCTATGGGCAAGCCAAAACTGGGAGCAGTTGCATTAATACTACCCAGTGGTTTTGTGAGCTTCCTAAGCTACTCATGTAACACTACATTTGAAATTTCCTCTTCTGCTTCCTTTCATAGTTACTATTATCTTCTTCCATCagcacaacaaaaattaaaataaaagcatTCTAATCTCAACTGAAACTTTTCTGCTTGACTACCTCAGGATCagcaaaatttatttaattttgctGAGCCACAAGATCGAGCTGCATTTGTTCAAGCCATGCTCCTAACACGGCATGATCAACAGAGTCCATTTGTGTGCTCATATTTGATACCTCACTGGAGGATCCAGCTGCTGCACCACTTGAGACAGTTGCAGTTGAATTGTCCTTAAACTCAGTTGGAGATTCTTTAACAAGTGACTGCACCCATGAGAAATCAGGCTCCTCACTATTATTCCCATGCTCAAACGAAGATGACCTACGATGTTTCCTTAACTCATCAGCATTGACAGCCCAATCCAATGTACCATTGGAGGGTCCCCATTTTGACCAAGAATTCACTGGGGACCCAGCAGCAGCAGCTGCAGCAACAGTAGCAGAGTTGGAGCCAAGTTCCCTGGAGCTAAGACTCCGGAATTGTTGCTGCTTCTCACGTTGAGCTAGCACAGAAATCCGAGAGCTCATAGGAGAAATAGGTTCCACATTCCGCGGAGACATCCTACCTGATGCTTGAACCCCAAATGAGGCAGCCTGCAATAAAGGATTCTCAACATTTTTAGAAGAAAAGTTTGTGTTCACAGGCGACAGCAAGCTTTGCTGCTGCTGAAATTGATTAAGAATAGCTGATTTATGTGTTGGAGAAAAGACAGCCGAAGCTAATGCTGGATCAGCAAACCGAGGTGATGAACTCTCAGAAGAAAATAGATCATCAAGATTTGAAGGGGTAAGGGTTTTAATGCGGCCGGAGCGGTTCATAGCATTAGGCTGTTTAGAGAGGCAAGAGAACTCGTTAAGGAGCTGTTGCTGCTGCTGAGCATCGTACTCAGGCAAAATGTCAAACTCATCCATAGGAATATCTCTGGCATTGAATGAAGATCTCAATCGACTGGAATGAAGATTGCTCCCTGGAAGATGCAAGGCGGGGACATTTGGTTGGGGCCATCCAACGGATGAGTGTGACATGCCATTGGCAGAGGGTGACATGGGTGGGGTGAACGGTGAAGGAGACATGACAGACATTGAAGAAGGAGAGCCAGGTAACATGTTCATAGCTGCAGCAAATTCCATAGCAGAAGATGTGCTTGAACGAGGAGATGGTACAGCAGAACCAGTTGAAACATATAATGGCCGAAGCTCCTCAGCAGTGTGAGCAAAAAAGCAAACTCTTCTGGAGCAACTTGTCCCATCTTTGCAAAGACGAGTACGATACTGTGCTGGATGCAGCCAACACTCGAAAACTCCATGAGCATATTCACACATATCTCCGCGTCGGCAAGCACCCTTCCGAAAATCAGGACAAGGGACACAGCTGTAGTGGTACTTTCTTGGGTCCCTTCTCCGAGCATTCTCCCCAGGATGAACAAAAGGGCATTCTGTCCAATCATGTGAATAAGCACGTGAACAAGGTCGAACTTTGAAAGAATACATCCGGAATTCATCTGTTGAATATATGCTATTCTTGATGTCAGGAAGGGATGGATCAACAGGATATTCTTTCTTCTCTGATGCAGAAGAAACAAAGCCATCATTTAACTTTGACTTCAATTGGAAATCGGGTGCCGAAGGAGACCCATTCTCTGGTGAAGTTGACAATGGTGGAGAATATGCATTTGATGGGGCTGTGATCACCCTGAGATTACACACTGCAATGGAGTCATCAGTTTGAAGAAGTGCTTCAAGACTGCTTCTAACAGATTCATGCTTGGGAGGAACAACAATCACATCAACAGGACGATGACCATTTCCATCAACAGAGTTTGGATCAGCCCCGGCTGCTAGAAGCAGTATAACAACATCAACAGCATTTTCAGCACCGCCTGAAGCAGCACAATGAAGAGCAGTGCTCTTGTCAAGGCCACAAGGTTTATTAATATCATAACCAGAAAGTGAAAGAATCAGATCCAAAATATCAATGCTCCCATAAGTAGCAGCAACCATCAATGGGGTTCTGAGCTCATTGACCATCCGCCTAGACCCCTTCTGCCGACTGTACCATAGTCCTACCTCGTCTACACAGGAAGGATCCCTCTCAATCATTCGTTTAAAACCTTCAACATCATTGTTAGCAGCAAGCTCAAGCAAGCTTGCAAAAGAATCCTCGGTCTCAATGGTCAAGTGGTTCATTATGCGGCTTCTGGGTTGAGatgcaattaaaaaaaatagcaaacagCGTTGGTAACAGCACTGACTTTAACCTCTCCAAATGCTTTCATCTACAGCATACTTACCTGTGGAAAAAACAAACACAGCTTTGTTGAAGTTAAACTTTGAAGATCAATtactaaattatttgaaattaaaagcaAAATAAGTAAGCACCAAACTGCATACATAAACCCTCATGACAAAAAGTTAAGTTACTGAACTTCCAAACGCATGAAGTTTCCATGAGATATGCAGgtaattatttatcaaattaaacttCTAAATGGGAAGAAAGGAAATGCTAATGGTTTTCCAATTTTAGGACACACCCAAGACAAGAAAGAAACTGAATATATCAAAGGACATAGTTTAGAGTCAAGAGAAACCCATTTATTAAACAAAGGTCATGTCATGTAAATCGAACAGTGATCGACCCAGTGAACCTCAGTCAACATTAAATCCGCCATAAGaaaaaatcagattttcagaagCCCCACAAAAGAACATCATTCCAAACAAGATTAAGTCCTTAAGGACTCTCTACTCTTTTCAGCACATGGCAACAGAGATACAACAAAAATTGAAGTCCAGATTGTGTCATCTAAAACACAGTCAACAAACAGACAGAAATTGAACCAACAAAAACAGACAACAATTCAAGCACCCCTTAAGGAGAAAATAAACTCATGATCAAACAAaaagacaaaacttttaacaataCCTCCGCCACccatttttatatatgaaaaaaaaaaacccataaAACCACCATCTAACAAGTTCTGAAACTCAACTATTAGTTCAACTCACACGGGTTATTCAAGTTTACCCAGTGGTTAAGAATCAGTACTTCAAAAAGGACCTTTGCTACATATAGGGTAGCAAAGATTGTCTCCTAAAAACACATACGGTCtgttaaaaaagaattatattagtAGAAATGAAAACACCGACCCAAAATTTGCATTACAGCAATTACGatcatcatttaaaaaataaacaaaaataaaaaaaagccgGTCCAAGGAAAGTGAAAAGGAACAAAATCGCCCAGAACAGCAACACAATTGAAGTGAAAAACAGTTTTTTGGGTCTCGTACAACCAAAGCAGCAAAAACACATAAGatggaaaaaaagaaggaaacttGAACAGTGATCTGAACTCCGATGGAAGTGAATCTTACCAGTTTTGTTGAGTGCAGAGGAGAAACCCATAAGTGTGAGAGAGGGTAGATCTCAGCAGAAGGGAGTTTCAGCAAAAGGGTATTTGGATTCCGAGAAAAAACTGGGACTTGGAGAGGAAAATAGTTTGACAGAGAAAACGATCGCGAGAAAAGAGGAGCCAGAGGagagcttcttcttcttcttctctctccaTTTCCTATGCCCctttgaatagaaaataaaataaaaaccaaaaaaagggactttattattttaattaattaattcccACGTAATTGTTTTTGTTCGGATAAAATCGCCAAACCAATAAaaagagagaaggaaaaaagaaaaggggaaaaGGCTAAGCGCACTGGAGAGTTACGGGTTCATTATTCTTGCACTGCACCTCACCTTTGTGCCTTTCTTTATTTCCCAATCACATCATGCCTTGTCACTGCACCAAGGGTACGATCGTCATTCTCTTCAAATTTTGGGGATGGATGTGTACTTTTGTTTTGTGTATGTGTTTTTACACCTTTCCTTTTCCTAGGGAGTTATATTTCAGTTGTTGTTGATTGAGGTGAATCTTCTACTAATAGCATGTTTTGATATGTGTTTACCAATTAGGTCTAACACCAAATTTAGGTCAAGTCAAGTATATCAACTTATAACATTTGTTTAACAACTATCCAATTTGCATTCTTGTGATGTTGATTCTtgcatattattattagtagtgtTGTTGCTTGGTGggtattttcataaaataaggtgatttgatttgtttgaaataattttgtatttagtagttgttttttcataattttcattttttgaattaaattgttatttggTAATGAATGATCTTTAgtaaacattttcaaataaaaatatgataaagagTTGTTATTAGGGTTGTTAAGCATggtgagaaagaaaatatatgtttaagGAAGAacatggaaacataaaagatcATGTTTGGGGGAGGTGAGTTGATGTGGAAGATGAGATCATAGATATCATGGAAAGAAATGTTAATCAATCTCACTAGTAGGTGTGTTGGAAGACAACAAATAGAGAAATAtgattgtttaaaaatatttcaagaaaACCAAATTAGTGTTTAATTGAaatgaattgtttaaaaatgaaattgaattattgtatgaatttaacttttaaaaaactaaGCAGAATTACAttcaatgaaatttgaaaatggcTTTTAAGATAAGTATTTgttgatataaaattattacattaatttaaaaaaactgaattgcttttaaataatattttttcaactaaatctaattatacttataaaattgaaaaataatcttTAGAATAGAATATACAtcgataataattaaaataattcgtatatttcaagaaattaaaaatattttaatttatttaagctACTACTCAAGTTAATTTAATATCATTGAAacactttataattttatttcagttttatcgaatcacttttaaaattaaagttgatCGTAATGGAAGTAATTCATCAATAAATTCATACCAAAAGAATTACTTCCATTTTATTCATAGATTATTGTTCCTTCgtactaaaaaatatatcaattgtATATGGCAGTGATATTGTGCACCACTTAATACATGGTTTACCTTAGAATTGACATACATAAGGGTTATATATTCTTTCATATATTATAGGGTTATAAGTATAGTTATTGAGAGATTATGGTTGACatatatatgacattggtcttacatatatatataagaaggtatttgacaccacttttatcCCAAAATTTTatgggtttttatttttatatagtgtttaactttgtctattttatccaatgtgggacttttgactcacacttaacTATTTCcaacaataaattatttattatatctaaCAGCATAGAgaatgttaattaatttatataattaaatagactatataatttttatacattgtTATTGTAATTCAATAGAAATgaacttataattaaaaattgttaactTAGATGTTAAAAACTTGAATCGGTGACTAAATTAAGATGTCTTCATGAACAAACAAAGGGTTTAACTAACCTTTTAGCGGCCTAAATACCAAAATAACCGattaacttatcttgtttgagAAACTCAATAATAAGTGTTTATTATAATGACAGATAAATTTGGTATCTATGATTGATGGCGTTGTAAAATGATgaaactcattattttaatattaaatgattaattataaatagaaggTCTTATAAATgagtcttattattttaaaatatacaatctCTTTAGAAACATTTTTCTAGAGATCTttgatttctttgttttctttctcgCTCTCACTCCATGTTCATCTAATTGGAAATCTGAAATTGTAGGAATGAACCTTGTAACGAGTTCTTCAATTTGGATcgattaatttctttgttcctGTAAGTTTGTTATTGCATGTAGTGCTCTTTTGTTTCATGTGTCTTTAAGTCATCAATATGAGTCTCTGTTAAATAAGTGATTATATATTGTATGACATGATCGTTCTtttgatgtttctatgtgtagatagagcattaTATAGAGTTAAAGAAATTGTGGTGTTTTTAGAAGTGGTTAAATTGTTTAAGAGGTGAAGGGAATCTAATTTTATTGCATTTGCTTATGGTTGTGCATTAAATTagtaaatgtaattttaatgtGATAAAATTGGAGTTTGAATTATCATTTGCTTTGGTCTATGTCATATTGGATTGGTGAATTTGTTATGAGATGATATATGAAATGTGTGCTCAAATAAGTTGTATTGGTTTACATGTTGGGCTTTGAATTGGTATATTTGATTGCATAATTTGAGGTGGATATGTTGACATACTTTGGTTCAGCTCTGAAATTGTATGAAAcatgaaaatattgatttgattGTAGTTAGAAATATCCTTGTGAAATCTTTGAATTGAACTAATTTGACAATCCCTAAGCTAAGAACttgaattttaaaagtattatgaAGTTTGTTAAGTACACATTAGCtaaaaaagtgtaaaattaCTCAATCAAATACCAAAATGGGAAGTCTGAGTTTTTTGATAGTGTTGGGCGCTACTGTCATGCCGTTGGCACCACTTAGCTAGTGTTGGGCGTCACCTTCTTTTTCTGGTTTGAATTATCTCGAAAAAGTAGGATTCTTTGTTTTGACCATTGGGATCTTTGATTGAAAATGTGTAGTTAGAGTAGTTTTTTGTGTAAGATTCTCATAGTTTAGGCTGTTAACAACTTTGATCTTTGTTATTTGTTTGGTACAAAACTTTTTCCACATTTACCCAATTGAGTAGATTCTTTTTGTATTGTGTTCTTTATTCCATTATACTTCATTTAAATGTAAGAAcgtaattttatgaattttgtggaagcgacaattttatttttttaaatctcaaatagtttgtatatgttttatgaAGTTGTGCAATATATTTGAGAATGTGTGATATGAAGTGTAAAGTATATATGTTGACAAGGTATGAGCTGATGAGAATGTAGGGAATTCCATTGAGGAACATGTTTTAATGTATGTTTCTTTAGTATATGCATTAATGTATGGATTCAAGTAAAGAGATGTTCTGACACTCTAATATGCGTTCACACTCACATAGAGTAAAATGAGTTACGTGGTGAAAGTAGCAGAATGTCTTGGTCTAGGGGCTTTTCCTTTGCCTAAGATGCGAAGAGAATTAATCTTGTGAGTGGTAAAGTGAAACTCATTGACAATGACTCTGCAAAGTAGTAGAAACCACCACAAGTGCATGTCTCTAGTGAATTTGATATCAAtgatgtatccggataattgagtttaagATAATCTTTGATTACATGGTTTATATCTATATGATTGTCTGGAGTGTATTGTATCTTGATAAGcatgttttattaatatatgatgTTCCTTTCCTAAACTAGTTTACCCTCTTGTGTTTGTTTGTCTTGGCTATGGTTGTCTCTTTCTTTTGTAATGATTATCTTATCGGTATGAACAGACAAGATGAGGAACCAACAATTAGAGTTGTGAGATCCTTTAGGAGCATTAGTGATTAGTTTCAGCATAGAAGTTTTTTGTTAGTTTAGTATGATTATATAAATGTCATATTTGTATATTCTTATTTGTTGGAAAAATGTATTAATGTACCTTATActcaaaattttctattttgaatactataataaaatatcttatttcattagttttatgttattaaaatgGATGctagattaaaatataagtcTTCTCATTTTACAACCTATCAATCTACATTTGTGAACTTTGTTGtgaat is a window from the Vigna unguiculata cultivar IT97K-499-35 chromosome 7, ASM411807v1, whole genome shotgun sequence genome containing:
- the LOC114190956 gene encoding zinc finger CCCH domain-containing protein 30, whose translation is MNHLTIETEDSFASLLELAANNDVEGFKRMIERDPSCVDEVGLWYSRQKGSRRMVNELRTPLMVAATYGSIDILDLILSLSGYDINKPCGLDKSTALHCAASGGAENAVDVVILLLAAGADPNSVDGNGHRPVDVIVVPPKHESVRSSLEALLQTDDSIAVCNLRVITAPSNAYSPPLSTSPENGSPSAPDFQLKSKLNDGFVSSASEKKEYPVDPSLPDIKNSIYSTDEFRMYSFKVRPCSRAYSHDWTECPFVHPGENARRRDPRKYHYSCVPCPDFRKGACRRGDMCEYAHGVFECWLHPAQYRTRLCKDGTSCSRRVCFFAHTAEELRPLYVSTGSAVPSPRSSTSSAMEFAAAMNMLPGSPSSMSVMSPSPFTPPMSPSANGMSHSSVGWPQPNVPALHLPGSNLHSSRLRSSFNARDIPMDEFDILPEYDAQQQQQLLNEFSCLSKQPNAMNRSGRIKTLTPSNLDDLFSSESSSPRFADPALASAVFSPTHKSAILNQFQQQQSLLSPVNTNFSSKNVENPLLQAASFGVQASGRMSPRNVEPISPMSSRISVLAQREKQQQFRSLSSRELGSNSATVAAAAAAGSPVNSWSKWGPSNGTLDWAVNADELRKHRRSSSFEHGNNSEEPDFSWVQSLVKESPTEFKDNSTATVSSGAAAGSSSEVSNMSTQMDSVDHAVLGAWLEQMQLDLVAQQN